aactcaTGCTATAAGGCAAGCATTACCCTGACACTTAAGGACAGAACTGAAACTACaggggtggcccagtgggttaaagactttgccttcggctcaggtcatgatcccagggtcctggggttaagccccgcatcgggctctctgctcagcctctctgctctctctctacttgtaatctctgtctgtccaacaaataaataaaatcttttttaaaaaaattgaaactacAGACCAATGTCCTTCAAGAATAATGAttctaaaatcaacaaaatactagcaaattcaatttaacaacatttaaaaatgattatacatCATAACCAAATGGAATTTATCCCCAGAAAgcaaggatgtttcaacattcaaaaattaataaatgcaacCCACATTAGTATCATGAAGAGGTTAAGctcacatgatcatttcaactgATGTGTATCTAACAAAATCTaataccctttcatgataaaaagaaacagtcaataaacTAGGACTAGAAACAGACTACCTCAATGTAATAAACACCCATAAGGAAATACCACATGTAACGTTgaactcaatggtgaaagactgaaagcttttcccctaagatcatgaaTAAGACAAGCATGTCTGCTTTCAATACTTCTACACAACACTGTACTAGAAATTCAAGACCGTATGGTTAgcccaataaaaatataaaataaaaggaagaaataaagttctATCTCCttgtaaagttgtaggatacaaaaatctgttttatttctatacactgatCATGaaccaccaaaaaaattaaaaaaacacttccatttacaatagcatcaaaaacaataaatactttggaataaaATGAACCATGGAGGTGATAGATCTGTACActggaaactataaaattataaaacaggaataaactaaagaagacctacagaaaTAGATATCCTATGTTCATGAACCAGAGAACTTCATATCAAGATGACCATATTACATTAGAAGTTGAACTGTGTCCCTCAGAAAGATTACTTGGCAGCTGAATTCCTGGTACTTGGGGATGTGACGCTATTTGGAAATAAGTCTTTACAGATGCAATCCATTAATAGGAGATCATACATGATTACACTGGCCCCTAATGCTgtatgactggtgtcctaatCAAGAAAATCTGGACACAGGCAAGGAGGAAAGACAACCATGTGAGATGACAGTAAAGACTGTAGTCACGCTGCTGCTACCAAAAGGTctaagaggcaaggaaggaacaTATGCTAGAGATTTCAGAGAGAGCATaaccctgccaataccttgatatCACAATTCTAGTCTCcaaaactgtgaaagaataaaatttgttattttaagccacttcATTATGGCAGAGGGGGAATGGGAAATTACTGTACAGAGACTATTTGGAGTGAAGAAGTTCTGGAAAATAGAGAGTGGTTCTGGTTGCAAAAAACACTGTGGATGTAACATGCCGCTGAATTATACACCTAAAACAGGTTAATTTCCATAGACGGAATAGAAAAAGTTATCAGTTAGAACTTTTTCAATAGAAAAAGTTATGCACGAAGCACCAAGCCCAAAGAGTTCCACAGGGAATCCTACTAAACTTCAAGGCTTTCAGAGGCTATAGATTTCCTTTGCTATCTGAAAGTagagcattccttttttttttttttttttttaagattttatttatttgaggggcgcctgggtggctcagtgggttaagcttctgccttcggctcaggtcatgatttcagggtcctgggatggagccccacatcgggctctctgctgagcagggagcctgtttccccccttcctctgcctgcctctctgcctacttgtgatctctgtctgtcaaataaataaattaaatctttaaaaaaaaaagattttatttatttgagagactgagtgtgtgtgcacaagtggggggagcagtgggcagagggagaagcaggccccccaacatggggctcaagcccaggaccctgggaccacaaacctgagccgaaggcagatgcctaaccaactgagacacccaggtaccctgatcTTTGAAAAGTAGAGCATTATGAAAACTTTCATAAGCTGAAATGTTTGTGTAAAGCAAAGCAGCtgccattaatttatatggaaaacattttagtGTTCCCAGACCCAAAAAGTAACCTCTCTTAGGCTTGTCTGACATCTCAGCACACACCTTGCTaacaaaagcacaaaataaaccaagaaaaagcacacacactcacagacacggTTCACAGCTATGGTGGTTTGACGAGATGTGGAGCAGAGTtccagggtggggtggaggggggtgcaCTCAGCAGGGCCACTCTCGCAACCTGGGGTGTGCGCTGCCTCTATGATGACCTGCTGCAAAACAAATGCTTAATGCTATTTTCGCTTTTtacataaaagtgaaaatcctctggggcgcctgagtggctcagtgggttaagccactgccttcggctcaggtcatgatctcagggtcctgggatcgagccccacattgggctctctgctcagcggggagcctgcttctcccctctctctgtctgcctctctgcctgcttgtgatctctctgtcaaataaataaaatctttaaaaaaaaaaaaaaaagtgaaaatcctcttcaAATTTCTTTTGCTTAGCGGAAACAGGGACAAATGGAGGTCTTTTGCACAAGTGGCATCACGCAAATTTTCAAAAAGCGGGGCACACCtgtatataggaaaaaaacaaaaccatagaaGTGGAACACACTGAAACATCACCCTGAATAAAGCAGCATCATTTCAAATTGCCATATGCTGAAGGCACAGCTTACACCACAAGGAATGAGACAGGGACACCCACTCTCGCTCATCATGGTATTGGAGATCCTAGGCAGGGGGATAAGGAATGACAATCttaacagagaaacagaatctgaAATTAGCAAATCAAACTGCTGCGattagagacagagaaaacacaaaagtataaattagtagaaataacagaaggaaatgaaGTGGGCCCAGAAAGTTAAAGGCAGTTCTTGGGAAGTAATCTGGGACAGGGAGTTGGGTGGAGAGGAGACATGTGCTTAGGTGTCaccatttattataaagaaaaaattggaacAATTCCTCTCCACTATGCTGCCCTCCACCTTAATCAACTTTGCTCCAGCTCAGTTGCTTTTCCTCCAGGGGACTCTAAGCAAAAGGCTACTCCATGAGAAAGGATTCTCCCTTTTCACCATCAAAGGGTTTGACGTATCCTTCATCCTCTGTCTCTCCTTGATTCCTTCTCACATTTCTCCTCTCATTTCTCTGCCTGGAGTGGGGGCTTCCCTAGCTCTTCTGATATCTGGATGCTTTTCCACACACACCTATCAGCTACTGGTATATTTACAGAGAATCCTCAATTCCTGCATCTCCCCTCACCAACTCCctcaaagcaaaagcaaaaacaaaaacaaaaacaaaaacaaaaaaaaaaacagccactGTTAAGGAAAACCCCAGTTCTACCTCCCTCATGGGGAAAAACCCAGTTCTTTGCTGCTGGGAGTCTTTCTCCTGGGTCTCCTTTACGCCTCACAGAAAACACTGCACTTCTAACACTTCTGGTCACCAAAATGTGTGGGGATTCGTCCCAGCAACAAAAACTAAGTCACACCGTATCTCCAATACCATGCACCTGGAGAGAGTGGCGGATCCCAGCTGAAGAgatcagtcccacaagactgcccccgcCCTACTTCAGATGCCCAAGAGCAAGTAGTTAAGCCCCCAGCTTACTCACCACTTGTCTGATCTGGCTACAAATCAGAGGTGCTCCCATGACTCCCTCCCTCAAGTTGGATTAATTTGCTGGAGTGGCTCACAGATCTCAGAGAAACACTTACTATTACCAGTTTATGAAAAGATGATAAATAGGATGGATGaagagccagatgaagagatacatatgGTGAGGTCTGGGGGGAGAGGATCCAAGtgcaggagcttctgtccttgCGGTGTTGGGGTACATCTCTCCATACCCCTACTACTGGGGTTTTATGGAGGTTTCCTCATGTAGGTGTTATCAACTCACTCCCGTTTCCAGTCCCTCTCCCCCCTCTGGAAAATGAGGCAggggctgaaaattccaagctaATCATGGTTTGGTCTTTCAGGGGACCAGCCCCACCTGGGAGCCATCTGATTGCCCAGCCTAAAGCGTGTCATTAGAACAAAAAACGATCCTAGTATTCTTCTCACTTAGGAATGTATGTACAAGGGTTTcaagagccctgtgtcagggctGGGGGTCAAAGGCCAAATGTTGGGACAAAGGATACTTCTAGAGTTGTTACTTAGGAAATAACACTGCTTTCAGAAGCTCTGCGTCAGGAGCTGAGGACAGACCAATACATATGCTCAACCATCCCAGTCCCCTGACTCTGGTAACCCCTCGCCATACTGGTATCCTGTTTTTCTCATGGCACTCCTCTGAAAGCAGCTTTCTTAGGGGTTTGGTGACCTGTTTAGTGGTACCCATCCCTTTCAAAGCTAAGTTCTTTGAAAGCAGACACCTTGAATGTTTATACTCTTCCTCAATAAGAGCAGCTTCTGAACAGGAAGTCGACAAATATCTGAACAAAGAGGTGAACAAAAACTACATACTGAGCACCTACATTCATCTATTCCCTTGAGGAACATGTCAGTGATCccaccttattttaaaaaaagtgttttgaaaagaaaCTCACCCAACTGCGTGGTGTTCAAAGTGGGAATGCTGAAGCAAAATGAAAGGGAAACTGGGTAAACAGACCAGAAGGAAAAGTGCTGGGAGACTCTCTCTTTTTATATCCAGCACCAAAACAGCACCTCCAGGATCGATTTTTGACCAGTGCTTGTCGATGTAATGAGTAAGGGAGCCCCAGTTGGATCCAGAAATAGGAGTCCCCACCACAGCGTTTGTcgtgttttatcttgttttcataGTTTTCTTCAAAGCCACACCATCCTCAGGAAATCCACTGCCACAGCTCCAGGATCCACTGCTGCTCCTCTTTCCCATCAGGTCAGCTGTGCATTCTCATAAGTCAGGCCACTGAGGTCGCGTTCGTCAACTCCATATCGGCCCGCCGTAGTGCCTGCAACATTTCCTGCAACTTGGCATGCACGCGGGCGAGCTCCACTCTGTTGAGGTTCCCCCACCTGTATTCATCCAAGTATACAACACACTCAGCAGGGACAGGGTACTGCACACGCTTCAGCTCCTTCAGCCCCGCTAAGCGCTGCAGCACGTTCATGATGCCTGAGGTGGAGATGACGTTGTCGTAGAACACCAGAGAGCGGAGGTGAGAGCAGCAGCACAGGGCAGGCAGCAGGGCTCGGAGCTGGGCTTCCTTCAACCGGCAGCTTCTCAAGTTCAAGTGCTGCAGAGTGCCTGACACCTCCCCCAGCAGAACCTCGAGGGGCCCAGGAACCATTTGGGATAGATTATTGCCACAGAGGACCAACTCCTTCAGGTGGGTGGCATGAATGCTCTGGGATAAGTAAGTGATGTCATTCTCAGTAAGCCTACATCCATTAATCACCAGTGTCTCTAGTGGTTTTTGCAGGCCACTGTGGAGAGACAAACACTATTTACTGCTTGGAAATTGGAGTGTACACTAGATGTATTTGGAAAAGATCCAGAAATCTGGCCTGAGAAATTTGCACTACGCCTACCTCAGTCTGGATGCAAATGGTGGGAGCCATCTTCCGCAGCAGTTAAGAACACAGAGCATGGAGTGAAACATTTCTCCATTCCCCACAGGACCTCTGTATTTTCAGAGTATGGTGTCAGGCACCCCTCTAAGCTTCCTAACAAGCCACCTCGACACAGTTATCACTCATGCTCCATAAAATGTAGAATTAATGAAATTTAGATATAACTCCTACTCATGCTAAGGCCTAGATTCTACTCGGTAGAAGGTTCAGGAAGATGGTTCCCCATACTTCTATTTACTCAAAGACCCGTGCCCCAGGAGAACAGCTCCCTATTCCAGGGTATACCACAGAGAAATCTGAGAGACATTTATGAGGAGAGTCAGTTCACCAAATCAGCTCAGCTTAGATGTTGTGGGGGGCAGTTTCCTCCCTCAAACACCACCCTCTCACAACTTACCATCCTTATTCACCTTCTCTACATAAACTCtagacagatttttttcaaggttGCATATCCATTCTTAGCTAACTGCTTGGCACAGACTAAccgcatgaatgaatgaatgaatggagtaagcgaatgaatgagtggatgagaTGACAATTTCAGActtgcctctttctcttctatAGCAGACACCAGCCCCTGGCTGGCCCAGGACCACGGCCCTGAAGTCTGGGTCCAGCAGCAACTCTATGGACTCACAGAAGGGAAGCCCAAGCTTGTCTCTGCTCCAATGCAGCAATGCCCAGAGCGGCGTCCAGGCGCCCTGGCCTGTGTACCTTCAGAGGATTTGCCGCACACTCACCTCAGCATCTTCTGTAGCTGGCCTGAGAGACAGCCAAAGATGAGATGGAGCTTCTGGAGGTGGCCCAGTGGACTCAGCAAGGAGAAACAGTCTGCAGGGAAATCCCAGGGGATGTCGTTCATGATAAGGTGGCCCAGGTTGCTCATCTGCCCTACATGGGTGAAGAACTGGATCAGGTCCGACCGGAAGCAGAACCTGCTCCTGTGATGAAGCCTCACCTCTCGGATGGTCTCCAGCTCCAGCATTCCCAGGATCTCGACGAGGCTGCGCAACGGCACCTGGTTGATGACCAGGGTCCGACAGCGGAGGCGCAGACAGCCATGGCTCTTCTCAACTCTCTGCAGTATGTATGAGGGGAACCCCGACAGGTGGAAGAAGCCGAACAAACCGCCAAGGAAAAGGTCTGTGTGGATTTCCACAGGTTCTCGGTGATGCGGAGGTTGTTCTTTGGAATTGGGCACCAGCGGGTCTGCCTCCGGCTCTTCCAGCATGTGAGTGATGACAAAGGGGGCAGGAGTCGTCTCAGAGCACTCCTCCCAGTTGGAGTGCTCAAAGTCATGGGTAAAATCTAGCACCTTCAGCTTCGATCTCCTGCAGGGAATGAGAAGGATAGTAGAGACTGGGACTTTCAGGCCAGTACAGCAGGGCTGGGAGACCAGCAGCAGTGAACCCTGGGAAGGGCCGCTGGGCCAGCCAGCagccctgcctgctgccctgcaCCATGCGTTCAAAGGGCCCTCCTCAGTGCCCACCTTTTTATACACTCCGGGGATACCCCCCGGAAACCTAGCCACCCCCTTAACCACCTCAGCAGCGTGATCGGCTCTGAACTGCACCAGGGCTCTCTTCTCAGAGGGACCCTGAGCAATGGCTCAAGGCTTCCCAATGATTGACACTGTACCTGGTGGCACATGCCTGGGCCCCACATCCCTGAATCCAGCTCCCGCTTCCTCAGTCACTGCGCCACTATCAGCACCCTGTCTCTCCAGTTACCTGGGGCAAGCAGCACTGGTAGGAACCAATTCCAGCCCATCTAGGACAGCTTCCAAGAGGTCTTGAGTTATTGACTGATCTCTTAACGATCCAAGACggaggcaggggaagggccaGGCCTGCACCATTGCTGTCACAGTCTTCGTGTGTCCCCCATCAAAAGCTGCCGTGGACAGTGTTGGGAAGAGGCCCACAGGGAGCTTCTCCAGGGCACGGACAGCTGAGTCCTCATCATTCAGGAGGCTCTGTGCTGCAAGATCCAAGAGGCTGAGAGGGTCTTGTCCACTCATCTCCACTGACCTGCTGCAAGGTAAGGGAAAATCCTCAGTGCATTTTCATGGTGCTCAGCCCTCCCTCTTTTGGGCCAGGACAACCCAGCCTCCACCACCCTTCTTAGTGAGATCCCCGGAGGTCCCCTACCCTCCTTCCATCCTACCACTTCTAGTTCTAAATCTGgagcatgctcgctctctctctctgctagtGGCACCGGTGTCCCTTACCCTGATCCCAGCTGCTGAAAGGAGAGTAATTAGGGCTttatctctgttccttactgagcTTCACAGAGCATAAATTTTTCCAAAGTTAGTTTCTCAAACCTTCCCCAAGATCACCACCATCTCCAACATGATTTTAAGGACTGGACAACCATCTCTTTCCCTAGTCCAGTGGCAAGAGGTCAGGTCCTGAGCTTTTGTTTGCCTTCTCTGGCAAGCAGGCCTTACTAAAATGGTAATGGCAACTTTCCACATGTTCAGATATGGATTCCTTTCTGCTCTATACAGTGCATTCCTACTTACAATCCACCAGGCTTCAATGCAAATCAGagacaagaaaattattttcaaaaaatcgGAAAGATCTAAAACTCCTCTTATGGTGCTAGTAAAAATTTGACCCAAAATGTCAGAGAaaggtaaaagaaaggaaaattaaagcacCATTCCAAGTGTAAGTAGTCAGACCAACAGTCCTGGATAAACTACTACTAAACAGAACGAAGCAGTGTCTCATAACCAAGCAGAATCACAGAGCATTTCTTCCAGGAACAAAAGGGGAGTGACACACTGGAGAATCTATTAGTGAACCTCTGATTACACTTGGATGACTGAACATGAGTGCTCTGAGCTGCCACCTGAAAAcccaaatgaaataaaggaagaagaagaaaaaaaaaagaagaagaagaagaagaagaaaaaagaaataaaggaagagctAAACCCAGGTCAGAGAGAAGTTAGACACCCCTGCTCTTTAAGAAAAAGGCAAGTTTTGGAATCTAGAAAAAGGTGGATCAGAGGAACCAGTGTTTGGACTACAGAAGCTAAAACCTCAGCCTGTGTGGATGGTGAAGTCAGAAATCAATTGCAGAACCCACAAAGGCCTCAGGAATGACACCCACAAGCAGGGCCCTGGGCAAGGGCCAGAGCGCTTAGCCAGCCCTGTGGTAGCAGCCTCTACAAACATACGGAACATATGCATTTCCCTCCACCCCAGCACAGTCAGCAATCCACACCTGGGCCCCACCTCTCTCTAGTTCCCACCCTGACTGTGCTCTGCCACTCCCTGGAGCCTCTCTCAGCCCTCGCTCTACAGCAGGCTGCTCTTCCCAAGGGAACGAGGGGACTGTGAGAGAGCTGGTTTGGTAAATGATGATTTTAACCATCAAAACTCTGGACTATGACCCGACTGAGCATTTTCCGCCTATGTATGTGTGAGAAGGGGTACCTGCTCAGAGCTGAGGCCCAGTAGGCAGCACCAGGCCCCTGTCACAATCCACTAATTGTTCTGAAGGCAGAGCTCGTCTGAAGGAGGCAGGGCCCTGGCTGCAGAAGTAGCTATGTCTAAAGCCTCCTCCCATGCTTCTGAAATGGCCCACTTCTTTGAAGGAACATTCCAAGAGAAACCATGCCTGGGACCCTCAGGGCGtctctgcccttgcccctccTTCATGCCCCTCTCACTTGGTTAAGACTAAGTCCAAATACCAAACACTTCAAGGGGGATGTATATTCTACTGACATCTGCACAAGACACAGAGAAGAGCGGCAGTGAAAACTCCTCATGCTCTcaatctcccttcccctcccctaagCCTGTCAGCCTTCCTGCCAAATGCCTTCCTTGGGAGAAGCCGTTCACACCTCCAGCTTCTCCCCACTGAAGCCCCTAAGCATCTCCCTGCTGCGCCCTCCTGAAGGACCTTCACCAACTTCCCTCTATACTGGAGAAAAATGCTATAAACACATATTCAACGTGTCACACTGATTTTCTTAAGGCCTTCTCCTAGGTTCCAATGCATCGATTCTCCTCatcttgtcttttcttcattattcattGTAGATTCCCTTCAAGGTCCCTACCACTCTGCTGTCCTTGCTAGCATGCCAGGTGGCCTGGCTCACACCCCATCTCTGAAGCGTCTGAGCCCCTGCACCCTGTGCCTCTTGCAGAGGCGGCTGTGGCACAATGAGGCAAGGGAGTACTGAGCCCCTAAATGGATCCCTTGGGAGTCAAATTTATTCCTCTCTATCCCCTGGTTTAAAAGCAGCTCTATCTCTCCTAATCTGGGTCAATTACTCCCACCAAGATGGGGCTCCTTTTTCTTACCAGTTGGGTGCTGGACACAAAGAGGATAAAGTGTTCAGGCACAGCTACAGCTTCTAACCCAGCAGGATCTTCCGCTTCACAATGGACAGTGGCTGAACCCAACCAACTTTATGACTTCGTGGGTTTGACAGAACTTCCCTCATGACAAGCAGTTCTGGCCATAGGGTCATGTCCTGTCTGATGGCTCTCTGCCAGGCCCACTAGCACTACAGGAACTGCTTTATAAACACGAGTCACCTCTGCAGACTTCGCGGCCTGGCTCCAGACCCCTAAGAAGGTACCTTTTCCTACCACTGGTACCCCCAGTCCCCTCAGATTGGCGCCATCTTGTGGCCCAAGCACAATGGCTGCTTTCACGTCTGCTTAGACTTTGCTCCTCTGCGGAGAACGTTCCTAGTCTGGGATACACTCGAAGTCACAGTCTTTTTGGGCacattggtggctcagtcagttaagtgtctaacttcagctcaggtcatgatctcc
This DNA window, taken from Mustela erminea isolate mMusErm1 chromosome 13, mMusErm1.Pri, whole genome shotgun sequence, encodes the following:
- the PRAME gene encoding melanoma antigen preferentially expressed in tumors isoform X5, producing the protein MSGQDPLSLLDLAAQSLLNDEDSAVRALEKLPVGLFPTLSTAAFDGGHTKTVTAMVQAWPFPCLRLGSLRDQSITQDLLEAVLDGLELVPTSAACPRRSKLKVLDFTHDFEHSNWEECSETTPAPFVITHMLEEPEADPLVPNSKEQPPHHREPVEIHTDLFLGGLFGFFHLSGFPSYILQRVEKSHGCLRLRCRTLVINQVPLRSLVEILGMLELETIREVRLHHRSRFCFRSDLIQFFTHVGQMSNLGHLIMNDIPWDFPADCFSLLSPLGHLQKLHLIFGCLSGQLQKMLSGLQKPLETLVINGCRLTENDITYLSQSIHATHLKELVLCGNNLSQMVPGPLEVLLGEVSGTLQHLNLRSCRLKEAQLRALLPALCCCSHLRSLVFYDNVISTSGIMNVLQRLAGLKELKRVQYPVPAECVVYLDEYRWGNLNRVELARVHAKLQEMLQALRRADMELTNATSVA
- the PRAME gene encoding melanoma antigen preferentially expressed in tumors isoform X1, giving the protein MRRAWSAPGHAGSYHPKEKMNYHNLHLLWQRRKHDTCRSVEMSGQDPLSLLDLAAQSLLNDEDSAVRALEKLPVGLFPTLSTAAFDGGHTKTVTAMVQAWPFPCLRLGSLRDQSITQDLLEAVLDGLELVPTSAACPRRSKLKVLDFTHDFEHSNWEECSETTPAPFVITHMLEEPEADPLVPNSKEQPPHHREPVEIHTDLFLGGLFGFFHLSGFPSYILQRVEKSHGCLRLRCRTLVINQVPLRSLVEILGMLELETIREVRLHHRSRFCFRSDLIQFFTHVGQMSNLGHLIMNDIPWDFPADCFSLLSPLGHLQKLHLIFGCLSGQLQKMLSGLQKPLETLVINGCRLTENDITYLSQSIHATHLKELVLCGNNLSQMVPGPLEVLLGEVSGTLQHLNLRSCRLKEAQLRALLPALCCCSHLRSLVFYDNVISTSGIMNVLQRLAGLKELKRVQYPVPAECVVYLDEYRWGNLNRVELARVHAKLQEMLQALRRADMELTNATSVA
- the PRAME gene encoding melanoma antigen preferentially expressed in tumors isoform X3, with product MDTRRQESLSFWAILSYHTWVPSAFTWNSRSVEMSGQDPLSLLDLAAQSLLNDEDSAVRALEKLPVGLFPTLSTAAFDGGHTKTVTAMVQAWPFPCLRLGSLRDQSITQDLLEAVLDGLELVPTSAACPRRSKLKVLDFTHDFEHSNWEECSETTPAPFVITHMLEEPEADPLVPNSKEQPPHHREPVEIHTDLFLGGLFGFFHLSGFPSYILQRVEKSHGCLRLRCRTLVINQVPLRSLVEILGMLELETIREVRLHHRSRFCFRSDLIQFFTHVGQMSNLGHLIMNDIPWDFPADCFSLLSPLGHLQKLHLIFGCLSGQLQKMLSGLQKPLETLVINGCRLTENDITYLSQSIHATHLKELVLCGNNLSQMVPGPLEVLLGEVSGTLQHLNLRSCRLKEAQLRALLPALCCCSHLRSLVFYDNVISTSGIMNVLQRLAGLKELKRVQYPVPAECVVYLDEYRWGNLNRVELARVHAKLQEMLQALRRADMELTNATSVA
- the PRAME gene encoding melanoma antigen preferentially expressed in tumors isoform X2, producing MRRAWSAPGHAGSYHPKEKMNYHNLHLLWQRRKHDTWSVEMSGQDPLSLLDLAAQSLLNDEDSAVRALEKLPVGLFPTLSTAAFDGGHTKTVTAMVQAWPFPCLRLGSLRDQSITQDLLEAVLDGLELVPTSAACPRRSKLKVLDFTHDFEHSNWEECSETTPAPFVITHMLEEPEADPLVPNSKEQPPHHREPVEIHTDLFLGGLFGFFHLSGFPSYILQRVEKSHGCLRLRCRTLVINQVPLRSLVEILGMLELETIREVRLHHRSRFCFRSDLIQFFTHVGQMSNLGHLIMNDIPWDFPADCFSLLSPLGHLQKLHLIFGCLSGQLQKMLSGLQKPLETLVINGCRLTENDITYLSQSIHATHLKELVLCGNNLSQMVPGPLEVLLGEVSGTLQHLNLRSCRLKEAQLRALLPALCCCSHLRSLVFYDNVISTSGIMNVLQRLAGLKELKRVQYPVPAECVVYLDEYRWGNLNRVELARVHAKLQEMLQALRRADMELTNATSVA
- the PRAME gene encoding melanoma antigen preferentially expressed in tumors isoform X4; amino-acid sequence: MDTRRQESLSFWAILSYHTWVPSAFTWNRSVEMSGQDPLSLLDLAAQSLLNDEDSAVRALEKLPVGLFPTLSTAAFDGGHTKTVTAMVQAWPFPCLRLGSLRDQSITQDLLEAVLDGLELVPTSAACPRRSKLKVLDFTHDFEHSNWEECSETTPAPFVITHMLEEPEADPLVPNSKEQPPHHREPVEIHTDLFLGGLFGFFHLSGFPSYILQRVEKSHGCLRLRCRTLVINQVPLRSLVEILGMLELETIREVRLHHRSRFCFRSDLIQFFTHVGQMSNLGHLIMNDIPWDFPADCFSLLSPLGHLQKLHLIFGCLSGQLQKMLSGLQKPLETLVINGCRLTENDITYLSQSIHATHLKELVLCGNNLSQMVPGPLEVLLGEVSGTLQHLNLRSCRLKEAQLRALLPALCCCSHLRSLVFYDNVISTSGIMNVLQRLAGLKELKRVQYPVPAECVVYLDEYRWGNLNRVELARVHAKLQEMLQALRRADMELTNATSVA